The segment GCGGGTCCTCGGCCCGGTCCAGGGCCTTGTTCGCCTTCGCGCGGAAGATCATCCCCATACGCTTCATGACACCGCTCATGGGCTTCGCGCGCCCCCTTCTAGACGGACTGTGGTGCAGGTCACCGACAGGACCCACAGTACGGGCCCTGCTTCCATTACCGCACTGTTCGAGTACGGATGCGCTCCTCCTCCAGGACGAGTACCCCTGTGCCGTATCAGGCGTAAGGAGTAGGTGATCCCCGAGGGCCTCAGGAGCCTCGTAACGGGAAGACGCCCGCCGTTGCCGGATCGTTCCCCGCCGAGGTGGGCCGCCCGCCCTCGACCACGTAGGGTTGTCTCTGTGTTTGGTAGCCGCTCCTCCAAGGAAGAGAAGGCCGCCGCCACCGACAAGGTGAGCGCCGACCTCTCGCAGCCCCGTGACCCGCAGGCCCCCAAGGGCCGCCCGACGCCGAAGCGCGCTGTGGCCCAGTCGCAGCGCCGGGCCGTCGTGGCCTCGACCGGCAACCGCAAGGAGGACGCCCGGCGGGCTCGCGAGCGCCGCCGGGAAGAGATGGCCCGCCAGCGCGAGGCGCTGGCCAACGGTGACGAGCGCTATCTGCCCGCGCGCGACAAGGGCCCGGTCCGCCGGTTCGTCCGCGACTTCGTGGACTCCCGCTTCTCCGTCGCCGAGATGTTCCTGCCGCTGGCCGTGATCATCCTGGTGCTCAGCATGATCCGGGTCCCCTCGATCCAGAACGTCGCGCTGCTGCTGTGGCTCGGTGTGATCGTCCTGATCATCCTGGACTCGATCGGCCTGGTCTTCCGGCTGCGCAAGGCCCTCAACGAGCGCTTCGCGAACGAGCCCCGCCGCGGCGCCATCGCCTACGGCCTGATGCGCACCCTCCAGATGCGCCGCCTGCGTCTGCCCAAGCCGCAGGTCAAGCGCGGGGAACGGCCCTGACCGGAGCGACGCCCGGACCGTCTGGGGCGTCGAAGGGGGAGGGCTTCTCGGGGGGAGCCAGGCTCTGGCTGGAGGGCCTGGGCGGACTGCGCAACGCCGTCCGCCAGGAACTCGTCGGCCGGCAGGTCGAGGAACAGATCACCCAGCGCTTCCCCGTCGGGCAGCGGCTGCGTGTCCTCGACGTCGGCATGGGCCAGGGCACCCAGGCGCTGCGCCTCGCCCGCGCCGGGCACATGGTCACCGGCCTGGAACAGGACGCCGCCATGCTGGCGGTCGCCCACGCCGCGCTGGCCGCCGAACCGGCGGGGATCCGCGACCGGGTCGAACTGATCGAGGGAGACGGCCGGGAGACCGGCGCGCACTTCGGGCCGGGCAGCTTCGACGTGGTGCTGTGCCACGGAGTACTGATGTACGTGTCCGAGCCCGACGCCATGCTCGCCGGGCTGGCCCGGATGCTGGCCCCGGGCGGACTGCTGTCCCTGCTGGTGCGCAACGGCGACGCGCTCGCCCTGCGGCCGGGGCTGTCCGGGGACTGGTCGGGGGCGCTGGACGCCTTCGACACCGTCGACTACACGAACCGGCTGGGCCTGCAGGTACGGGCCGACCGGCTGGCCGACCTGACGGCCACCCTCTCGGGGATCGGCGCGCCGCTGCACACCTGGTACGGGGTGCGCGTCTTCACCGACGGGACCGAGGCCGCGGCGGAGCTCCCGCCCGAGGAGGAGCTGGAGCGGCTGCTGGCCGCCGAGGAACGGGCCGGGCGCACCGATCCCTACCGGTCGGTGGCGGCGCTGCTGCACCTGTGCGGGGTCCGGGGATAGTCCCCCGGGACCCCGCGACGGGCGGCGCCGAAGGAGAGGAAACCCCCGGGTCCGCCCCGGGGGT is part of the Streptomyces katrae genome and harbors:
- a CDS encoding DUF3043 domain-containing protein, with the protein product MFGSRSSKEEKAAATDKVSADLSQPRDPQAPKGRPTPKRAVAQSQRRAVVASTGNRKEDARRARERRREEMARQREALANGDERYLPARDKGPVRRFVRDFVDSRFSVAEMFLPLAVIILVLSMIRVPSIQNVALLLWLGVIVLIILDSIGLVFRLRKALNERFANEPRRGAIAYGLMRTLQMRRLRLPKPQVKRGERP
- a CDS encoding class I SAM-dependent methyltransferase yields the protein MGGLRNAVRQELVGRQVEEQITQRFPVGQRLRVLDVGMGQGTQALRLARAGHMVTGLEQDAAMLAVAHAALAAEPAGIRDRVELIEGDGRETGAHFGPGSFDVVLCHGVLMYVSEPDAMLAGLARMLAPGGLLSLLVRNGDALALRPGLSGDWSGALDAFDTVDYTNRLGLQVRADRLADLTATLSGIGAPLHTWYGVRVFTDGTEAAAELPPEEELERLLAAEERAGRTDPYRSVAALLHLCGVRG